The genomic DNA CGGCCCGGCGCACATTGAGGCGCTGCGGCGTCTCGGCAGTGTGCAGGTGGTCGCCCTGTGCGACAGCTCGCTTTCACAAGCGCAGGAAAAGGCGCGCCAGCTGAATGTGCCCCATGCTTACGGGAACGTTGAGGCACTGCTCGCCCATCCGGATCTGCACGTGGTGCATAACTGCACGCCAAACCATCTGCACGCAGAGATTAACCGCCAGATTTTGCGGGCGGGTAAGCATGTTTTTTCCGAAAAGCCGCTGTGTATGACCCCGGAAGAGGCCCGCGAGCTGGTGGCTCTGGCTGAGCAGGCGGGCGTGGTACACGGCGTCAGCTTTGTCTATCGCCAGTTTGCGATGGTGCGCCAGGCGGCCAGCATGAGGCGCGAGGGCAGTCTCGGTCGGCTGTTTGCCACGCATGGCAGCTATCTGCAGGACTGGATGCTGCTGGAAACCGACTATAACTGGCGGGTGGATGCCGCGCTGGGCGGTGCGTCGCGCGCGGTGGCGGATATTGGCTCCCACTGGTGTGACACGGTGCAGTTTGTGACCGGGCGGCGGATCACTGACGTGATGGCCGATCTCGCCATCGTCTGGCCAACGCGCAAGGCCAGTGCGGCAGGAAACCGGACCTTCACGGATGATCGCAGCGCGAACGATGAAGACAAACCGGTCACCACCGAAGATTTTGGCTCGGTGCTGGTGCGCTTCGACGATGGCAGCAAAGGCAGTTTTAACGTCTCGCAGGTCAGCGCCGGGCGCAAAAATCGGCTGACGTTTGAAATTAACGGCAGCGAACGGTCCGTGGCGTGGGATCAGGAGGTGCCGCAGCAACTCTGGATCGGCCATCGCGCGCAGGCAAACCAGACCCTCTCCGACGATCCAAACCTGATGAACCGTGACGTGGCCGAAAGCGCCCATTTTCCTGGCGGACATATCGAAGGCTGGCCTGATGCCTTTAAAAATATGATGGCGCAGTTTTACCGCGCCGTGA from Enterobacter ludwigii includes the following:
- a CDS encoding Gfo/Idh/MocA family protein; its protein translation is MINVGIVGSGFIGPAHIEALRRLGSVQVVALCDSSLSQAQEKARQLNVPHAYGNVEALLAHPDLHVVHNCTPNHLHAEINRQILRAGKHVFSEKPLCMTPEEARELVALAEQAGVVHGVSFVYRQFAMVRQAASMRREGSLGRLFATHGSYLQDWMLLETDYNWRVDAALGGASRAVADIGSHWCDTVQFVTGRRITDVMADLAIVWPTRKASAAGNRTFTDDRSANDEDKPVTTEDFGSVLVRFDDGSKGSFNVSQVSAGRKNRLTFEINGSERSVAWDQEVPQQLWIGHRAQANQTLSDDPNLMNRDVAESAHFPGGHIEGWPDAFKNMMAQFYRAVMQGEMPAQPLFATFHDGANVMYIIDAIVKSHQQQRWVRVAY